One part of the [Pantoea] beijingensis genome encodes these proteins:
- the yfbR gene encoding 5'-deoxynucleotidase, which yields MTQSHFFAHLSRLKLINRWPLMRNVRTENVSEHSLQVAMVAHALALIKNKKFSGNLNAERIAMLALYHDASEVLTGDLPTPVKYYNEQIAHEYKKIEKIAQQKLIEMLPAELQDAWRPLLDEHQHTPEENDIVKQADALCAYLKCLEELSAGNNEFRLAKVRLEKTLTQRRSSEMDYFIEVFVPSFTLSLDEISQDTPL from the coding sequence ATGACTCAAAGCCATTTTTTTGCCCACCTCTCACGTCTGAAACTCATCAATCGCTGGCCCCTAATGCGCAATGTGCGCACCGAAAATGTATCTGAACACAGCCTGCAAGTTGCGATGGTGGCACATGCTCTGGCGCTGATTAAGAACAAAAAATTCTCTGGCAACCTTAACGCTGAACGTATTGCCATGCTGGCGCTGTATCATGATGCCAGTGAAGTTCTGACTGGCGATTTACCCACCCCAGTAAAATACTATAATGAGCAGATCGCCCATGAATATAAAAAAATAGAGAAAATCGCCCAGCAAAAGCTAATCGAAATGCTGCCAGCCGAGTTGCAGGATGCCTGGCGACCATTGCTTGATGAGCATCAGCATACCCCGGAAGAGAACGATATTGTTAAACAAGCCGATGCGCTTTGTGCTTACTTAAAATGTCTCGAAGAGCTTTCTGCCGGGAATAACGAATTTCGCCTGGCGAAGGTCCGCCTTGAGAAAACCCTCACTCAACGTCGAAGCTCGGAAATGGATTACTTTATTGAGGTATTCGTTCCCAGCTTTACCCTCTCACTAGATGAGATTAGCCAGGACACACCGTTGTAA